A stretch of the Vigna radiata var. radiata cultivar VC1973A chromosome 7, Vradiata_ver6, whole genome shotgun sequence genome encodes the following:
- the LOC106768180 gene encoding 20 kDa chaperonin, chloroplastic yields the protein MATSQVTASLRNLSTFERFQTSTLRFPSVGHVRIATLRQNSFPSLVVKAATVVAPKHTTVSPLGDRVLVKTKDAEEKTAGGILLPATAQNKPQGGEVVAVGEGKSVGKNKVDISVKTGAKVMYSKYAGTEVEFNGSKHLILKDDDIIGILETDEVKDLKPLNDRVLIKVADAEEKTAGGLLLTEATKEKPSIGTVIAVGPGPLDEEGNRKPLSIIPGNTVLYSKYAGNDFKGKDDSNYIALRASEVMAILS from the exons ATGGCAACCTCACAAGTCACTGCATCATTGAGGAATTTGTCTACATTTGAAAGGTTTCAAACCTCAACGCTTCGATTTCCTTCTGTTGGGCACGTGAGAATTGCCACTCTCAGGCAAAACTCGTTTCCTTCCCTTGTTGTCAAAGCTGCCACTGTTGTCGCCCCCAAG CACACCACTGTTAGCCCTCTGGGTGACAGAGTACTTGTAAAAACTAAGGATGCTGAGGAGAAGACTGCAGGTGGGATTTTACTGCCAGCAACTGCTCAAAACAAACCTCAAGGGGGTGAAGTGGTTGCTGTTGGAGAAGGAAAGTCGGTTGGGAAGAACAAAGTGGATATTAGTGTAAAG ACTGGTGCAAAGGTTATGTATTCAAAGTATGCAGGGACTGAGGTGGAGTTCAATGGTTCTAAGCATCTTATACTTAAGGACGATGACATCATTGGTATCCTTGAAACTGATGAGGTCAAGGATCTTAAACCCTTGAACGATAGAGTCTTGATAAAG GTTGCTGATGCTGAAGAAAAAACTGCTGGAGGTTTGTTGCTTACGGAGGCAACCAAGGAGAAACCATCTATTGGAACG GTGATAGCAGTTGGTCCGGGACCTCTGGACGAGGAAGGTAACAGAAAACCATTGTCCATCATACCTGGGAATACTGTCCTGTACTCCAAATATGCGGGGAATGACTTCAAGGGAAAAGATGATTCTAACTACATTGCTTTGAGGGCTTCAGAAGTCATGGCTATCTTGTCTTAG